One genomic region from Nocardia vinacea encodes:
- a CDS encoding response regulator transcription factor, producing MRLAVVEDDDEVGDALVEVLTDHGFVAERKTRGADILLGHRQFDAVILDLGLPDGDGLHVLRQLREVSTVPVVILTARDDERTVVRGLRNGADDYIVKPPRIPELVARLEAVTRRASTAIGQESAVIVTDDVRVDLAAREVEVGGELVVLTQKEFDLVETLVERPGSAVSREALMDKVWGDAFMAVSRSLDVHISTLRQKLGKPGLITTIRGYGYRWGK from the coding sequence GTGCGACTAGCAGTAGTGGAAGACGATGACGAGGTCGGGGACGCTCTGGTGGAGGTCCTTACCGACCACGGGTTCGTCGCTGAACGCAAGACCCGAGGCGCGGACATCCTGCTCGGCCACCGTCAGTTCGACGCGGTCATCCTCGATCTCGGACTGCCGGACGGTGACGGCCTGCATGTGCTGCGCCAATTGCGGGAGGTGAGCACGGTGCCCGTCGTGATACTGACCGCTCGCGACGACGAGCGCACCGTGGTACGAGGCCTGCGCAACGGCGCCGACGACTACATCGTCAAGCCACCGCGCATCCCTGAGTTGGTCGCCCGGCTCGAGGCTGTAACCCGCCGCGCCAGCACCGCCATCGGCCAAGAGTCGGCGGTGATCGTGACCGACGACGTCCGAGTAGATCTGGCCGCACGGGAGGTCGAAGTCGGCGGCGAGCTGGTTGTCCTGACCCAGAAGGAATTCGACCTTGTCGAAACGCTCGTCGAGCGGCCGGGTTCCGCGGTCAGCCGGGAAGCTCTGATGGACAAGGTCTGGGGCGACGCCTTTATGGCCGTGTCGCGTTCGCTGGATGTGCACATCTCGACGCTGCGCCAAAAGCTCGGCAAGCCAGGCCTTATCACGACCATCCGCGGCTACGGCTATCGCTGGGGCAAGTGA
- a CDS encoding TAXI family TRAP transporter solute-binding subunit produces the protein MSDSARDCRRGGDGRAMLSRRSLFALTAVFAVSGCGDDPPTVRLGAARVGGLFYEIAELLAAAAAEAGTVRIEPVATAGSQMNLDRLARGEIDIALSLADTAHARATDALAIGRLYEAYLYLAVRPDSPIQRVEDLRGMRVDLGVAGSGATLTAERMLRTAGLDPAFDMTISNRQLSDAAPKLYAGEVDAILWGGGVPTPGADIPARMRLIGTGDLAAAMTERYGYAYDRMIIPENAYPGSPAVGTVGVPNLLLASPRLAYSAVSAVTELLLRYADRVVPEQALGIHFLDRRWLAGTGNIPMHPAAMETLRDWHG, from the coding sequence ATGTCTGACAGCGCTCGTGATTGTCGGCGCGGCGGAGACGGCCGCGCGATGCTCAGCCGTCGGTCGCTTTTCGCGCTCACCGCGGTGTTCGCGGTATCCGGCTGCGGGGATGACCCGCCGACGGTCCGCCTCGGCGCCGCGCGGGTCGGCGGCCTGTTCTACGAGATCGCCGAGTTGCTCGCCGCCGCGGCCGCCGAGGCGGGCACGGTTCGGATCGAGCCGGTTGCCACGGCCGGATCCCAGATGAACCTTGATCGGCTCGCGCGCGGCGAGATCGATATCGCGCTCTCCCTTGCGGATACGGCACACGCCCGGGCTACCGACGCGCTCGCGATCGGTCGATTGTACGAGGCGTATCTGTATCTGGCCGTACGTCCCGACAGCCCGATCCAGCGGGTCGAAGACCTGCGCGGAATGCGCGTCGATCTGGGTGTTGCCGGCTCCGGCGCGACGCTGACCGCCGAACGAATGCTCCGGACAGCGGGCCTCGACCCGGCCTTCGACATGACGATCAGCAACCGACAGTTGTCCGATGCGGCACCGAAGCTGTACGCGGGCGAGGTGGACGCGATCCTTTGGGGCGGTGGCGTGCCGACACCCGGCGCCGATATCCCAGCGCGCATGCGATTGATCGGTACCGGCGATCTGGCCGCCGCGATGACCGAGCGGTACGGCTACGCATACGACCGCATGATCATCCCCGAGAACGCCTATCCCGGCAGTCCCGCCGTGGGCACCGTCGGCGTTCCCAACCTACTACTGGCTTCCCCGCGGCTCGCCTATTCCGCGGTGTCGGCGGTTACCGAGCTGCTGCTGCGCTATGCCGACCGCGTGGTACCCGAGCAAGCGCTGGGCATCCATTTCCTGGATCGACGCTGGCTGGCGGGAACCGGCAACATTCCGATGCATCCCGCCGCGATGGAAACCCTGCGCGACTGGCACGGCTGA